GGACAGGCGGGCCGCGCCGACGAAAGCGGCCAAGCGCACCGCGCTGCCGGATTTCGTCGAGCCGCAACTGGCCACCCGGGTCGAAGCGCCGCCCGAGGGGGCCGACTGGCTGCATGAGATCAAGCTCGACGGTTACCGGATCCAGGCGCGGTTGGAGCGACGCAAGGCACGGCTTCTCACGCGCCGCGGGCTGGACTGGAGCCACCGTTTCGCCAGCATCGCCGCGGCCATAGAAGCGCTCCCCGCCAAGACCGCCCTGTTCGATGGCGAGATCGTCGCCTTCGCCGAGAACGGGTTGTCCGACTTCGGGCGCCTGCAGGCGATCCTGGGCGGCGAGGAGGAGGGCGAGCTCGCTTTCGTACTCTTCGATCTCCTCTATCTCGACGGCTATGACCTTCGTCCCCTGCCGCTGCTCGAGCGCAAGGCGAGGCTGTTGAGGCTGCTGGGCGCGAACGAGCGCGGCCCGCTGCGCTTCAGCCAGCATTTCGACCGCGATGGCGCCGAGATCTATCGCCATGCCTGCGAGCTCGCCCTCGAAGGCGTGGTGTCGAAACAGGCGCATGCTCCCTACCGGCCGGGCCGAGGGCTCGGTTGGCTCAAATCCAAATGCCGCGAGCGACAGGAATTCGTGATCGCCGGTTTCACCAAGCCGGCGAAGGGCTTGCCCGGCATCGGATCGCTGGCCCTGGGCTATGGCAGCGAGGGGGCCTTTCGCTATGCGGGCCGCGTCGGCACCGGCTTCAGCCAGCAGCAGTCGCTGGCCTTGAGGCGCAGGCTCGAGCGAATCCGTCAGGACAAGCCGCCCTTCGACGCGCTGCCGGCGGCCGTCCGGCGTGGCGTCACATTCGTCAAACCGACGCTGGTGTGCGAGATTGAGTTCGCCACCTGGACGCGGGATGGTCTCGTTCGCCAGGCCTCGTTTTTGGGCTTGCGCGAAGACAAGCCCGCCAGCCAGATCACACGCGAGAAAATCATGGCACGCGCGAGCACGCCGTCGTCGAGGACCGAGAAGGAAAAGCCCGCCCGTCCCACCCGGCGAAAGCCGACCGCAGCCGCGAAGGACGAGGCAGCGCGCTCCTCGAAGGAGGAGAGTTTCCATGGCGTCCGGCTCACCCATCCCGACAAGCTCCTCTACAAGGAGCAGGGCATCACCAAGCAGGACCTGGCGCAGTATTATGTCGATGTCGCGGACTACATCATGCCGCATGTGCGCCGGCGCCCGCTGGCGATCGTGCGCTGCCCGGACGGCGCCAGCGGCGCCTGCTTCTACCAGAAGCATCTCTCCGCCGGAATGCCCGACGCCATCAAGCCCTTCAGCGTCAAGGGCAGGACCGGGCGCGAGACCTATGTCTCGATCGAGGATGTGCGAGGCCTGATCGCGCTGGTGCAGTTCGGTGTGCTGGAGCTGCATCCCTGGGGCGCTTCGGTCGACGATGTCGACAAGGCGGATCGCATCATCTTCGATCTCGATCCCGATCCCGGCGTCGCGTGGCCGGACGTCGTCAGTGCGGCCGAGGAGGTGCGCGAGCGGCTGAAGGAACTCAAGCTCGAAAGCTTTCTCAAGACGACGGGCGGGAAGGGGCTGCATGTTGTCGCCCCGTTGAAGCCCGCGATAGCGTGGGAGCCGGTCAAGCGTTTGACGCAGGTTGTCGCCATGAGCATGGCATCCGACAATCCCGCGCGTTATCTGGCGAAGGCGTCGAAAGCGGCGCGCAAGGGCAAGATCTTCGTCGATTATCTTCGCAACGACCGCGGCTCGACGGCAGTCGCACCCTATTCGACCCGGGCGCGCGAAGGGGCACCGATATCCGCGCCGCTCGAGTGGCGCGAGCTCGGACCCCGCGTCAAATCCGATCAATTTTGTCTCGAAAACATCCGGGATCGGCTGGCCCGGTTGAAGCGCGATCCCTGGGAGGGCTTTTTCAAGCTCCGCCAGAGCCTGAATTCGAAAACGCTGGCGCAACTGGAAGCGTCGCCTTGACCGTTGGATAGCGCCAGCGACGCCAGAATGGTGAGCACCCTCAACAGCGTGTCGCAGCGCCCTATACGGTCGGATAGTCCCGCCTCCTTAGGTTTAGCTGTCCCTTTGCCGCCTGGATTACCGGTACCGGCTGCCGCATAGAAAGCGCACGCAGCGCCGTCGAACTCGGACGGCCTGTCATCGTGGCAACGCCATGCGGCAAGACCTCAGGCCCCGCCCTCAGGTAACGCCGCGCGGCAACGCCCCGAAGTGCCGTCCAGGTGAGGCCGGGCCTTCGGGCCCGGCCGAACGGCACGGGCGGCAGCCCTGAGAGTTCGCGGCGTTCCCCCCAACGCCCCGCGGAAATCCGGCCGCCGACGGCGTGGTCACAGGGATGACCCTCCCACCGGCAGCCCCCCGCCGGTGGGAGGGTTTCGTCGCTGCTACGCCGATGGCGCGGCACTTCTGCAGGCGACTCCTAAACCGGGCGATTAAAGTCGTACGCCACGCGGCCATAAGGCAGCGTCAGGTCGGCGATGAAGTGATGCGCTCCCAGCACGCGACGCACCGGAAAATCCGCCACCGGGGCGTTGACATGCGGGATCAGATGGAGCCTGGCAGGACCGGCCCAGGAGCCCTTCACGGTGATCTCGGTCAGGTTGTAGGCCACGAGCTGGCAGATCTCCGGCCGGCCATCGACGCCGGGAATCAACTTCAGATTGATCTGGGTCTTGGACAGGGTGGCCGTGGTCTTCGTGCCGTTGCCGGCCATGCTCTCATGCTTGTAGGCCATGGTGCCCATCGCGACCATCTGCCCGGCATAGCTCAATGTGCCGGTCAAGGTATCCTTGACGATCTCGAGCTTCGGGTGTGCGTACTTCTTCGGGAAGCCCCAGATCTCGCGACCCGCCACCGTCGGCGGGTCGTCATCGAGATACATCTGGCTGCAAAAATTGACGTCCTCGCCTTTGAATCGGCAGGGGATCACGACCCCGGATTCGGAATAGCTGCCGAAGCCCGAGCTGTCCGGCATATGGATGAACTCGAAGGCCACCAGCGGCTGCGCCAGCGGTTCGAGGGGTTCGGGCAGCTGCTCGCGAATGACGGCCGGATCGGTCTCGTAGGTGATGATCATGTATTCGCGATTGATGAAGCGATAGGGCCCCGCCGGATAGCTGGGGCTCGCCAGCGGCATGGAGGGCAGGCGGAGGACGTCTTCCTTGCGCATGATCTTCCGTTTCTCTCTGCGGTCGTGGGTTCAGTGCGCGGTCCAGCCGCCATCGATCGACAGCGCGGCGCCGGTGATCGAAGCGGCGGCGTCGGAGGCGAGGAAGACGGCGAGCGCCCCCACATCCGAGACCTCGACGAACTTCTTGGTCGGCTGCGCCTCGAGGATGACGTCACGGATGACGGCCTCCTCCGAGATGCCGCGCGCCTTGGCGGTGTCGGGGATCTGCTTCTGCACCAGCGGCGTCATCACATAGCCGGGGCAGATCGCGTTGACGGTGATGCCGGCCTCGGCGGTCTCCAGCGCCACGGTCTTGGTGAGGCCGAGCAGTCCGTGCTTGGCCGCGACATAGGCCGCCTTGAAGGGCGAGGCCACCAGGCCGTGGGCCGACGACATGTTGATGATGCGGCCCCACTTCTTCTTTCTCATATAGGGCACGACCAGGCGCGTGGCGTAGAAGGCGCCAGAGAGGTTGATGGAGAGGATCGCATCCCATTTCTCGATCGGGAATTCCTCGATCGGCGAGACGAACTGGATCCCGGCATTGTTCACGAGAATATCCACGCCGCCGAACTTGCTCTCGGCCAGTGCGATCATCTGCGCCATGTCGGCCGGCTTGCTGATGTCCGCGGGGCTGTAGATCACCTCGATCTTGTGTTCCTTCGCGAGCCCCGCACGCAGCGTCTCGATCTCCTGGGCGTTGCCGAAGCCGTTCAGGACGAGATTGGTTCCCTGCTTGGCGAATTCGCGCGCGATCTCGAGGCCGATCCCGCTGGTCGAGCCGGTGATGAGGGCGGTCTTTGGAGCGTTCATGAGGATTCATCCATGTAAGGGGAGGGAGTCTGCGGCCGGAGGGCCGTGAAAAAACCGGGCGAAGGCGGATGTCGGAGCGACCGGGTCCCCTCATATAGGAACAACGGCCACGCCTGTGCGACGATTGTTTGACAGGACCGTGACTCCGAAGATGGTAGGTTATAGGCCGCTTGTCACGTCACCTGCTCGTCATATCGCCGCACTACTGTGCCGGGCGAAGGCAAGACGCAGCAGATGCGTTCCAGCTGCCCCAATTTTCCGGGAGATTTGCCATGGATGCCGAAACGCCGGTGCTACATAAGTCAAGGACGGGAGGCGGTTGGCGCCCCGAGCGCTGCGACCGGCTGGCCCTGGTGTTGCAGGGCGGTGGCGCCCTGGGCGCCTACCAGGCCGGGGTCTATCAGGCCCTGCACGAGGCCGGGATCGAGCCGGACTGGGTAGCGGGCGTATCGATCGGCGCGATCAATGCGGCGATCATCGCCGGCAACCATCCGCCGAAGCGGCTGGACCGGCTCAGGACCTTTTGGGAGCGGATCACCGAGCGGAAGATCTGGAACTACACGCCCGACGGCGACATTTACCGCAAGATCCGCAACGCGATCAGCTCTTCGCTGACCATCAGCCAGGGACAGCCCGGATTCTTCGAGCCGCGGTTTCCGGGGCCCTGGTTCACGGCCGCCGGCGCCAAGGACGCCACCAGCTACTATGACAGCGCGCCCTTGCGGGAAACGCTGCGCGAGCTGGTCGATTTCGACCTGATCAACGACCATGGCTGCCGTTTCGCCGTGGGCGCGGTCAATGTGCTGACCGGCAACTTCATGTATTTCGACAATCAGAAGGAGATCATCGAGCCGGAGCATATCATGGCGAGTGGCGCCCTGCCGCCGGCGCTGCCGATGATCAAGCTCGGCACCGACTATTACTGGGATGGCGGCATCGTCTCGAACACGCCGCTGCAATATCTGCTGGACCAGGAGGATGCGCTCAACACGCTGGCCTTCCAGGTCGACCTCTTCAGTGCGCGCGGCGACATGCCCCGCGATATTCAGGACGTGATGGCGCGCCAGAAGGACATCATCTATTCGTCCCGCACCCGCTACAACACCGACGTCTATCGGCGCCTCCACAAATGGAAGATGAAGCTGGGCCAGATCCTGAAGAAGATGCCGGAAGAACTGCTGGACGAGGAGGAGAAGAAGCTGCGGTGCGAGCTGATGGATCTGCCGGAGATCGTCATCCTCCAGCTGATCTATCAGCAGAAAGCCTATGAGGGACACGCCAAGGATTACGAGTTCTCCGGCATCTCGATGCGGGAGCATTGGCAGAGCGGCTATGAGGACACCAAGGCCACGTTGAAGAAGAAAGCCTGGATGGAGATGCCGCCCGAAGGCGCCGGCTGCATCGTTCACGACGTGCACCGCCAGGAGGATTGAGAGCTCGCCGGAACCCCTCCCCCTTATCCCCTCCCGAAAAAGGGGTAAGGGGGAGGGGTCCTAGCGCGTCCCCGTGACGATCGGCAGCGGGGGCTCGATCTCGCCGGCGATCAGCTCGGCCACGCGCGCCTGGAGTTTCCAGAGATAGCGGTCGTGGATGCCGAGGTCCTCGAGATGGGCGACGGTGTGCATCAGATATTCGGCGCCCGAGCCCCAATGTCCGCAGGCCTTGGCGAGAACGGCCGCGGTTTCTTCCAGCGTGTGGCCGCCCACATAGTTGCCGGCCTTGCTGTCGACCGTGAAGGCGAGGGCGGGAAGTCGTTTGCCATCGCTCTTGACGGGAACCCAACGCGGAATGTTAGCCGGCGGCTTGACGCTGACCTCCCGGCGCAGCAGTTGTTCGATGCATTGGGGTGCGGTCGCCGCCGGCAACCGCTGGATCACACCGCGGCAGGAGCCGCCACGATCGAGCGCCATCATCAGGC
The nucleotide sequence above comes from Hypericibacter terrae. Encoded proteins:
- the ligD gene encoding DNA ligase D, whose protein sequence is MTSEPTRGSTSASGDRSLARYRAKRDFKATPEPRGLKARSRGHRYLIQKHAARRLHYDFRLELDGVLKSWAVTRGPSLDPADKRLAVHVEDHPLDYGSFEGIIPKPQYGGGTVMLWDEGSWEPLGDAHAMLRAGRLKFRLDGERLKGEWNLVRMRNRSPREKRENWLLIKGHDSAARPGEGDSLLEMEDSSVVSGRSMEEIGRSRSVWNSKARQDDKTAKPAAELKGRPSPSDRRAAPTKAAKRTALPDFVEPQLATRVEAPPEGADWLHEIKLDGYRIQARLERRKARLLTRRGLDWSHRFASIAAAIEALPAKTALFDGEIVAFAENGLSDFGRLQAILGGEEEGELAFVLFDLLYLDGYDLRPLPLLERKARLLRLLGANERGPLRFSQHFDRDGAEIYRHACELALEGVVSKQAHAPYRPGRGLGWLKSKCRERQEFVIAGFTKPAKGLPGIGSLALGYGSEGAFRYAGRVGTGFSQQQSLALRRRLERIRQDKPPFDALPAAVRRGVTFVKPTLVCEIEFATWTRDGLVRQASFLGLREDKPASQITREKIMARASTPSSRTEKEKPARPTRRKPTAAAKDEAARSSKEESFHGVRLTHPDKLLYKEQGITKQDLAQYYVDVADYIMPHVRRRPLAIVRCPDGASGACFYQKHLSAGMPDAIKPFSVKGRTGRETYVSIEDVRGLIALVQFGVLELHPWGASVDDVDKADRIIFDLDPDPGVAWPDVVSAAEEVRERLKELKLESFLKTTGGKGLHVVAPLKPAIAWEPVKRLTQVVAMSMASDNPARYLAKASKAARKGKIFVDYLRNDRGSTAVAPYSTRAREGAPISAPLEWRELGPRVKSDQFCLENIRDRLARLKRDPWEGFFKLRQSLNSKTLAQLEASP
- a CDS encoding acetoacetate decarboxylase, with translation MRKEDVLRLPSMPLASPSYPAGPYRFINREYMIITYETDPAVIREQLPEPLEPLAQPLVAFEFIHMPDSSGFGSYSESGVVIPCRFKGEDVNFCSQMYLDDDPPTVAGREIWGFPKKYAHPKLEIVKDTLTGTLSYAGQMVAMGTMAYKHESMAGNGTKTTATLSKTQINLKLIPGVDGRPEICQLVAYNLTEITVKGSWAGPARLHLIPHVNAPVADFPVRRVLGAHHFIADLTLPYGRVAYDFNRPV
- a CDS encoding 3-hydroxybutyrate dehydrogenase; this translates as MNAPKTALITGSTSGIGLEIAREFAKQGTNLVLNGFGNAQEIETLRAGLAKEHKIEVIYSPADISKPADMAQMIALAESKFGGVDILVNNAGIQFVSPIEEFPIEKWDAILSINLSGAFYATRLVVPYMRKKKWGRIINMSSAHGLVASPFKAAYVAAKHGLLGLTKTVALETAEAGITVNAICPGYVMTPLVQKQIPDTAKARGISEEAVIRDVILEAQPTKKFVEVSDVGALAVFLASDAAASITGAALSIDGGWTAH
- a CDS encoding patatin-like phospholipase family protein codes for the protein MDAETPVLHKSRTGGGWRPERCDRLALVLQGGGALGAYQAGVYQALHEAGIEPDWVAGVSIGAINAAIIAGNHPPKRLDRLRTFWERITERKIWNYTPDGDIYRKIRNAISSSLTISQGQPGFFEPRFPGPWFTAAGAKDATSYYDSAPLRETLRELVDFDLINDHGCRFAVGAVNVLTGNFMYFDNQKEIIEPEHIMASGALPPALPMIKLGTDYYWDGGIVSNTPLQYLLDQEDALNTLAFQVDLFSARGDMPRDIQDVMARQKDIIYSSRTRYNTDVYRRLHKWKMKLGQILKKMPEELLDEEEKKLRCELMDLPEIVILQLIYQQKAYEGHAKDYEFSGISMREHWQSGYEDTKATLKKKAWMEMPPEGAGCIVHDVHRQED
- a CDS encoding gamma-glutamylcyclotransferase — protein: MSGRAAMALTPELVARVHRDVPDPGHSVMKKEPMTDGDYRALTDSLLAARDPGEDVWLFAYGSLIWKPACDIDGQRAAHVHGWHRKFCLRLVRFRGTPDCPGLMMALDRGGSCRGVIQRLPAATAPQCIEQLLRREVSVKPPANIPRWVPVKSDGKRLPALAFTVDSKAGNYVGGHTLEETAAVLAKACGHWGSGAEYLMHTVAHLEDLGIHDRYLWKLQARVAELIAGEIEPPLPIVTGTR